A window of the Dunckerocampus dactyliophorus isolate RoL2022-P2 chromosome 21, RoL_Ddac_1.1, whole genome shotgun sequence genome harbors these coding sequences:
- the LOC129174264 gene encoding rho GTPase-activating protein 21 isoform X1, producing the protein MLAQRNGLPSGCKPLPLRDLPDLHDVESEGCCSLSASPSSGSCPWARLAGVDGCLSEPYCLWFQLLARAYWGELELGLKSSTRGVSWARLREASRKNCVRSRAKQKDGPDQSDTSAIASPVAEEEPFSWPGPKTLCLHRTTQGFGFTLRHFIVYPPESAVHNSLKDEENGSRGRQRSRLEPMDTIFVKQVKEGGPAHGAGLCTGDRIVKVNGESIIGKTYSQVIALIQNSDTSLELCVMPKDEDILQLFSRDITALAYSQDAYLKGNVAYSGNAQNIPEPPPICYPRIEIKAASKAEAPQPSAVNNTPRESTEKGYRVEIPVPPSPPALQTSKTALCVSNDNLRTATIQSEQVDGGVHLVRAGPSHRTEENQYCPSTETGSPIPRPLISSLPGGAQLQCPSPRLSEPSTYCPSLRPSPVYSDNVPSPVRASLTAASPDTFSTAVSPKVNHHSPSPTPPSSSPHQNIDWRNYTTYKDYIDAKRLHSYGCRTIQERLDSLRAAANSSSAYTQQRTPPQCASQRGLMASQVRRRSTSTDRGVNGGNHSTPLRSASQDRLGAGSEQTRNWPRSASQDALPFSGPVGVTKPRARSYDHLGQQPTEHGLSSGERSVLEDRLLLCQGEEARASRQGAGQRALPHLNRSLTGQDSDGQGSGLSNTPLADRPCSKGMTDSLQPLRTDGNITRPSRLPVKNSITEPSTASMKTTDLLKDQRFTGNHVGYTSPLHLELRGRADSLKLENRSEASFVARSSSCSGPSCKMPMQRQTQSGSVASSFSTTTNGVVTQKPKAREVSTNTPVRTNGGLTEGVEGRDATVVVLRKDKNSGSAHARPPSYVFAVSDNQGSHKSPPLLKAGSVDAVTCWSDSCREMHLKRLGGIQQKYGSNNLDDSLDSIPFIDEPSSPSMDLDTVNIPASAVISTTPIITTIPPSPTATSPLMRRQMSHDHDSLRLTIIESDSGGKTERSLSYDEGLDNYREEGGGRSLIAGLKGLRKTMDRSSEDSGSRRDSSSDVFCDATREGLLHFKQLNTDKGKRVGGGMRPWKQMYAVLRGHYLCLYKDKKDGQAHANCQTTDEPLPISIKACLIDISYSDTKRKNVLRLTTSDCEYLFQAEDREDMLAWIRVIQESSNLDEENAAFTSHDLISRKIREYNTLMSPTGSKTEPSPRSSRQSLSIRQTLLGGKGDSKALSPNSPKPEQEKKTMHKDDTSPPKDKGTWRKGIPGLMRKPFERKPSPGVTFGVRLDDCPPAQNNKFVPLIVEVCCKLVEERGLEYTGIYRVPGNNAAISNMQEELNNKGMNDIDIQDDKWRDLNVISSLLKSFFRKLPEPLFTNDKYADFIEANRIEDPVERLKVLKRLLHELPDHHYETLKFLSAHLKTVADNSEKNKMEPRNLAIVFGPTLVRTTEDNMTHMVTHMPDQYKIVETLIQNYDWFFTEEGNGDPVTVSHEESAVESQPIPNIDHLLTNIGRTGTPQGEVSDSPTSDSARSKGSWGSGKDQSSRDLLVSSIFAAASRKRKKSKEKAQPSSSDDDLDAVFLRKEIPVQKVDPHGETWTDINLKQQENDRRAEMTPKAKRDHKHPSPNMSPNISYQGAPQGKASLSDPPSDLGTMSSGASVPRSQPKRSIMGASADHQAGVCIGSAAGVEAEVGSITSDYSTTSSITFLTGADSMALSPELQGGEEADDERSELVSEGRPMETDSESDFPVFAPGGGSSQSTPCPVQEKLEGEGGAAQRNTATKMEARRLFPTHKMIECDTLSRRWSLRQKTDSESSVEAGSGERGEGRAESSTRLSRVLEVMKKGRSTSSLSSSSRSESERSEPAWHLKITERIKFRLRTSADDMFTQKSRAPDGRRRNNIRRRHTMGGQRDFAELAAINDWQEQGGVDQTAELLSADPHQPRRTSHDFNIRDWITRDRCRGGSEDEGEALPNSTEVPPKAVPEETDAQEAAPERPPINGKSKASLGDDAHPHKLSGTHVVRSRFYQYL; encoded by the exons ATGCTAGCCCAGAGGAACGGGCTTCCTTCGGGCTGCAAGCCGCTTCCTCTGAGGGATCTACCTGACCTACACGACGTGGAATCTGAGGGCTGCTGTTCCCTTTCCGCATCCCCGTCATCTGGAAGCTGTCCTTGGGCTCGGCTGGCCGGGGTGGACGGTTGCTTGTCGGAACCTTATTGTCTTTGGTTCCAGCTTTTAGCCAGAGCCTACTGGGGAGAATTGGAACTGGGGCTCAAGAGTTCCACCCGCGGCGTTTCCTGGGCTCGGCTTCGGGAAGCCTCCAGGAAGAACTGTGTACGATCACGg GCCAAGCAGAAGGATGGTCCCGACCAGAGCGACACGTCGGCCATCGCTTCTCCCGTGGCTGAGGAGGAGCCTTTCTCCTGGCCTGGGCCCAAGACGCTGTGCCTGCATCGGACTACTCAAGGCTTTGGCTTTACGTTACGCCACTTCATCGTCTACCCACCCGAGTCTGCAGTGCACAACTCTCTCAAG GATGAAGAGAATGGCAGCCGAG GGAGACAACGAAGCCGCCTGGAGCCAATGGACACCATTTTTGTCAAGCAAGTGAAGGAGGGAGGCCCCGCCCACGGAGCTGGACTCTGTACAG GGGATCGCATCGTGAAGGTGAATGGAGAGAGCATCATCGGGAAGACCTACTCGCAGGTCATCGCCTTGATCCAGAACAG TGATACCTCGCTGGAACTTTGTGTGATGCCAAAGGATGAGGACATTTTGCAGCTG TTTTCCAGGGATATCACTGCTCTG GCATATTCTCAGGATGCATATCTCAAAGGAAATGTGGCATACAGCGGAAATGCCCAGAACATCCCTGAGCCGCCACCCATATGCTACCCTCGCATAGAAATTAAGGCTGCGAGCAAGGCTGAGGCACCACAGCCCTCCGCTGTCAACAACACCCCCAGAGAGTCAACAGAGAAGGGCTACCGAGTGGAGATCCCTGTTCCCCCATCACCTCCAGCACTGCAGACCTCCAAGACAGCGCTCTGTGTCAGTAATGACAACTTGAGGACAGCGACCATTCAATCTGAACAAGTTGATGGGGGTGTCCACTTGGTTCGGGCAGGCCCCAGCCACAGGACTGAGGAGAACCAATACTGTCCTTCAACAGAAACAGGTTCTCCTATACCCAGACCCCTTATCTCTTCACTTCCAGGAGGTGCACAGTTGCAGTGTCCTTCTCCTCGTCTCTCAGAGCCCTCAACATACTGCCCTTCCCTGAGACCTAGCCCGGTCTATTCCGACAATGTACCTTCCCCAGTACGGGCTTCTCTTACTGCTGCCTCACCGGACACATTCTCCACTGCCGTGTCACCCAAAGTCAACCATCATTCACCCTCTCCAACCCCCCCTTCCTCCTCTCCTCATCAGAACATTGACTGGAGAAACTACACCACCTACAAGGACTACATTGACGCCAAGAGGCTGCACAGCTATGGCTGCCGTACCATCCAGGAGCGCTTGGACAGTTTGCGTGCTGCTGCCAATTCCAGCTCTGCTTACACCCAACAGCGCACACCCCCTCAATGTGCCAGTCAGAGAGGGTTGATGGCCTCTCAAGTCAGACGGAGGAGCACATCGACTGATCGTGGAGTAAATGGAGGCAATCACAGCACTCCATTACGAAGTGCCTCCCAGGACAGGCTTGGAGCAGGCTCAGAGCAGACCAGAAACTGGCCTCGGAGTGCTTCCCAAGATGCTCTACCTTTTTCCGGCCCTGTAGGGGTTACCAAACCTCGAGCAAGGTCTTATGACCATCTGGGCCAGCAGCCTACAGAACATGGGCTCAGCTCTGGAGAGAGGAGTGTTTTAGAGGACAGACTTCTGCTTTGCCAAGGAGAGGAAGCGAGAGCCAGCAGGCAGGGAGCAGGCCAAAGAGCTTTACCTCATCTCAATCGGAGTCTCACTGGCCAGGATTCAGATGGACAAGGAAGTGGATTATCTAATACCCCTTTAGCTGATCGACCATGTAGCAAAGGTATGACAGATTCTCTACAACCATTAAGGACTGATGGCAACATTACAAGGCCCTCACGTCTACCTGTTAAAAATTCCATCACAGAACCCTCAACTGCCTCCATGAAAACCACAGACTTGCTCAAAGACCAAAGATTCACTGGAAACCATGTGGGCTACACATCTCCTCTGCACTTGGAGCTCAGGGGTCGGGCTGACAGTCTAAAACTGGAGAACAGGTCAGAGGCCAGTTTCGTGGCCAGGTCCTCCTCTTGTTCAGGTCCCTCATGTAAAATGCCCATGCAGAGACAAACCCAGAGTGGAAGTGTCGCCTCTTCTTTTTCCACCACCACAAATGGAGTCGTGACCCAAAAGCCAAAGGCTAGAGAAGTTTCCACCAACACCCCTGTACGAACCAATGGCGGTCTTACAGAGGGTGTCGAAGGACGTGATGCAACAGTGGTAGTCCTAAGAAAGGACAAAAACTCAGGATCTGCTCACGCTCGCCCTCCGTCCTATGTCTTTGCCGTTAGTGATAACCAAGGGAGCCATAAGTCACCACCATTGTTGAAGGCTGGTTCTGTTGACGCAGTGACGTGTTGGTCTGACAGCTGCAGAGAAATGCATCTAAAGAGGCTGGGAGGCATACAGCAGAAGTATGGCTCAAACAACTTGGACGACTCCTTGGATTCTATCCCCTTCATAG ATGAACCCTCGAGTCCCAGCATGGACCTGGACACGGTCAACATCCCCGCCTCCGCTGTGATCTCCACAACACCAATCATCACCACCATACCCCCAAGCCCCACAGCTACGTCCCCCCTTATGCGCCGCCAGATGTCACATGATCATG ATTCTCTCCGTCTCACAATTATTGAGTCAGATTCTGGTGGTAAAACGGAGCGGTCCTTGTCATATGATGAAGGCTTGGATAACTACCGGGAAGAGGGTGGCGG AAGGTCCTTGATAGCTGGGCTGAAAGGACTCAGGAAG ACAATGGACAGGTCTTCAGAAGATTCCGGGTCCAGGAGAGATTCATCATCTGACGTCTTTTGCGATGCCACTAGGGAGGGTCTTCTGCATTTCAAGCAGCTAAACACAGACAAAGGAAAG CGCGTTGGAGGCGGCATGCGCCCATGGAAGCAGATGTACGCCGTGCTGAGAGGCCACTACCTCTGTCTGTACAAGGACAAAAAAGATGGGCAGGCGCACGCCAACTGTCAAACCACGGACGAGCCTCTACCCATCAGCATCAAGGCCTGTTTGATCGACATCTCCTACAGTGACACCAAACGGAAAAATGTGCTGCGGCTCACCACGTCAGACTGCGAGTACCTGTTCCAGGCCGAGGACCGGGAGGACATGCTGGCCTGGATACGAGTCATCCAGGAAAGCAGCAACTTGGACGAGGAG aatgcggCCTTCACCAGCCATGACCTCATCAGCCGGAAGATCAGGGAGTACAACACCTTAATGAG CCCGACAGGCAGCAAGACGGAACCGTCACCCAGATCGTCTCGCCAGTCTCTGAGCATTAGGCAGACCCTGCTTGGGGGAAAAGGAGATTCCAAAGCCCTGAGTCCAAACTCCCCCAAGCCTGAGCAGGAAAAGAAGACCATGCATAAAG ATGACACCAGCCCCCCTAAGGACAAAGGGACGTGGAGAAAGGGTATCCCGGGACTAATGAGGAAACCTTTTGAGAGGAAACCCTCTCCTGGGGTCACATTTGGAGTGAGACTGGACGACTGTCCTCCTGCACAGAACAACAAG TTTGTGCCGCTGATTGTGGAGGTTTGCTGCAAGTTGGTGGAGGAGCGAGGGCTGGAATACACGGGAATCTACAGGGTGCCGGGAAACAACGCTGCAATCTCCAACATGCAGGAGGAGCTCAATAACAAGGGCATGAACGACATAGATATCCAGGATGAT AAATGGCGGGACCTCAATGTGATCAGCAGTTTGCTGAAGTCCTTCTTCCGAAAGCTCCCTGAGCCACTCTTCACCAATG ATAAGTATGCAGACTTCATCGAGGCCAACAGGATTGAGGACCCAGTGGAGAGGCTCAAAGTGCTCAAGAGGCTG CTTCATGAGCTGCCAGATCATCACTACGAAACGCTCAAGTTCCTCTCtgctcatttaaaaactgtagcAGACAACTCTGAGAAGAACAAG ATGGAACCGAGGAATCTGGCCATCGTATTTGGTCCCACACTGGTGCGCACCACCGAGGACAACATGACCCACATGGTGACACATATGCCGGACCAGTACAAGATAGTTGAGACCCTCATTCAGAAT TACGACTGGTTTTTCACTGAAGAGGGCAATGGAGATCCAGTG ACAGTGTCGCACGAAGAGAGCGCTGTGGAGTCGCAGCCGATACCAAACATCGACCACCTGCTCACCAACATCGGGCGCACAGGCACGCCGCAGGGCGAAGTATCAG ATTCTCCCACCAGCGACTCAGCTAGGTCAAAG GGTTCCTGGGGCTCAGGGAAGGACCAGTCCAGCCGAGATCTCCTGGTctcctccatttttgctgcagcCAGCCGCAAGAGAAAGAAGTCCAAGGAGAAAGCGCAGCCAAGCAGCTCTGATGATGACCTGGATGCAGTTTTCCTCAGGAAAGAAATCCCCGTACAGAAGGTGGACCCTCATGGGGAGACTTGGACTGACATCAACCTGAAGCAACAGGAGAATGACAGAAGGGCCGAGATGACACCCAAAGCCAAGAGGGACCACAAGCACCCCTCCCCAAATATGTCACCCAACATCAGCTACCAAGGTGCTCCTCAGGGAAAAGCTTCCTTATCCGATCCTCCATCCGATTTAGGCACCATGAGCTCTGGAGCGTCAGTGCCACGCTCACAGCCTAAAAGGTCGATAATGGGAGCATCTGCAGACCATCAAGCGGGAGTATGCATCGGATCTGCAGCAGGCGTCGAGGCAGAGGTAGGCTCCATCACCTCAGACTACTCAACCACCTCATCCATCACCTTCCTGACCGGAGCGGATTCCATGGCGCTAAGTCCAGAGCTGCAGGGCGGTGAAGAGGCAGACGATGAACGCAGCGAGTTGGTCAGCGAGGGTCGACCCATGGAGACAGACAGCGAGAGCGATTTCCCGGTGTTTGCTCCAGGGGGTGGCAGCAGCCAGTCCACACCTTGTCCGGTGCAGGAAAAGCTAGAGGGGGAAGGGGGAGCTGCCCAGAGGAACACGGCAACAAAAATGGAAGCAAGGCGTCTTTTCCCGACACACAAGATGATCGAATGCGACACACTCTCTCGCAGGTGGTCGCTCAGACAGAAGACGGACAGCGAGTCGTCGGTGGAGGCGGGCAGCGGGGAGCGTGGCGAGGGCAGGGCGGAGTCTTCCACGCGGCTTTCGCGGGTGTTGGAGGTGATGAAGAAGGGGCGGTCCACCAGCAGCCTCAGCTCGTCGTCGCGCAGCGAGTCGGAGCGCTCTGAACCAGCCTGGCACCTCAAGATCACAGAGCGCATTAAATTCCGCTTACGCACATCTGCCGACGACATGTTCACGCAGAAGAGCCGTGCCCCCGATGGACGCAGGAGAAACAACATCCGACGGAGGCATACCATGGGCGGCCAAAGAGACTTCGCCGAATTGGCCGCCATCAACGACTGGCAGGAGCAGGGCGGGGTGGACCAGACGGCAGAGCTGTTGTCTGCGGACCCCCACCAGCCCAGACGCACCTCTCATGACTTCAACATCCGGGACTGGATCACCAGGGATCGGTGCCGGGGAGGGAGCGAAGACGAGGGGGAAGCCTTGCCAAACAGCACAGAGGTACCACCCAAAGCAGTCCCTGAAGAAACAGACGCCCAGGAGGCGGCACCTGAGCGGCCGCCCATTAACGGCAAAAGCAAAGCTTCACTCGGGGATGACGCGCACCCTCACAAACTGTCGGGAACGCACGTGGTCCGCTCACGGTTCTATCAGTACCTCTGA